The Thermodesulfobacteriota bacterium genome has a window encoding:
- a CDS encoding CHRD domain-containing protein yields MRSLNFLSSLVWLIVAVFMLAVSFTYTQAEEEKTAAPGSVTVELKAVGDSGVSGQASLMPMGDKTMVSITLTGAPEGVAQPAHIHQGTCEKLGAPKYPLSAVENGKSETTVEAKISDLTTGDLAINVHKSEKEMSAYAACGEIPKS; encoded by the coding sequence ATGAGGAGTTTAAATTTTTTGAGCTCATTAGTTTGGTTAATTGTAGCGGTTTTTATGCTTGCGGTTTCATTCACCTATACTCAAGCCGAAGAAGAGAAAACGGCGGCACCCGGAAGTGTTACTGTGGAACTAAAAGCTGTCGGTGACTCCGGTGTGTCTGGTCAAGCGTCTCTGATGCCTATGGGCGATAAAACCATGGTCTCTATAACCCTGACCGGAGCCCCCGAGGGTGTTGCTCAACCTGCGCATATTCACCAGGGAACCTGTGAAAAACTCGGCGCGCCAAAGTATCCGCTTAGTGCGGTCGAAAATGGGAAGTCCGAGACGACTGTAGAGGCCAAGATCAGCGACCTTACCACCGGAGACCTGGCCATAAATGTTCACAAGTCGGAGAAGGAGATGTCAGCATATGCCGCCTGCGGCGAAATTCCAAAGAGTTGA
- a CDS encoding alpha-amylase family glycosyl hydrolase: protein MPLSQEHINDETPMGGNLLPAGGATFRVWAPGALEVHVMGSFNNWARDESTALFKRPDGRWTGFDAEAKEGDEYMFYVVGEGSEGRKRDPYARELTPDWPQSNCILRDPNLYPWHDSQYRTPYFHNMIIYQLHVGCYYGPDRPNRVAKFLDVVKRVEYLAGLGITAVQLMPIVEFQTMFSMGYNGTDYFSPEMDYGVDDEEELGQYLTFVNDLLSRKGKETLSLDHARGSMNQLKILVDLCHVYGLAVILDVVYNHAGGDFGDESIYFFDRRKNGDQNNSLYFTDQGWAGGLVFAFWKGEVRQFLIDNAVYYLKEFHIDGLRYDEVSVIDHMSQSGWLFCQDLTSTVRHTKPEALQNAEYWPVNTAVVRPRIHGGAGFDTTQHDGLRNTLRAAIGQSSYGMNAAVNLDHIASSLVLPGFEHQWNAVTCVENHDIVYKDRGQRLPALADPGNHRSWYARSRARVANGLLLTAPGIPMIFMGQELLEDKQWHDSRSPDHLIWWGGLESGDKTVVDHLHFMKDLIRLRHKHPALRVGAVNVFHVHNRNRILAFHRWIEGAGRDVIVVASLNDNTFYNYTLGFPVEGDWIESFNSDFYEDLPNPGVAGNGGRIFVGGVPLHGLPASASIVIPANSLLVFTRDHGD from the coding sequence ATGCCGCTTTCCCAAGAACATATCAACGATGAGACCCCGATGGGAGGGAACCTGCTGCCAGCGGGGGGAGCCACATTCCGGGTCTGGGCCCCCGGGGCGTTGGAAGTACATGTGATGGGAAGCTTTAATAATTGGGCACGAGACGAATCAACCGCGCTGTTTAAACGCCCAGACGGCCGCTGGACCGGATTTGACGCCGAAGCTAAAGAGGGCGATGAATACATGTTCTATGTGGTGGGAGAGGGGTCCGAGGGCAGAAAAAGGGACCCCTACGCCCGTGAATTGACGCCAGATTGGCCTCAATCTAACTGCATCCTGCGAGACCCGAACTTGTATCCGTGGCACGACAGTCAATACCGCACACCCTATTTCCACAACATGATTATTTACCAGTTACATGTGGGCTGCTATTATGGCCCGGACAGGCCCAACCGGGTGGCCAAGTTTCTGGACGTGGTAAAGCGAGTAGAATACCTGGCGGGGCTCGGCATCACTGCCGTTCAGCTCATGCCCATCGTCGAATTCCAGACCATGTTCAGCATGGGGTATAACGGCACCGATTATTTTTCCCCGGAGATGGACTACGGAGTGGATGACGAGGAAGAGCTAGGCCAATACCTTACCTTCGTTAATGACCTCCTTTCCCGAAAGGGTAAGGAGACCCTTTCCCTAGACCACGCGCGCGGCTCCATGAACCAGCTCAAGATTCTGGTCGACCTCTGCCACGTTTATGGCCTTGCCGTGATTCTGGACGTGGTCTACAACCATGCAGGCGGCGATTTCGGCGATGAGAGCATCTATTTCTTTGACCGCCGGAAAAACGGCGACCAGAATAACAGCCTTTACTTCACCGACCAGGGATGGGCCGGAGGACTGGTTTTTGCGTTCTGGAAAGGAGAAGTAAGGCAATTCCTGATCGACAACGCCGTGTATTACCTAAAAGAATTCCACATTGACGGACTTCGCTACGACGAGGTCAGCGTGATCGACCACATGAGCCAGTCCGGCTGGCTCTTTTGTCAGGACCTGACCAGCACGGTTCGCCACACCAAGCCCGAAGCGCTTCAGAACGCCGAATACTGGCCGGTCAATACAGCGGTGGTCCGTCCCCGAATTCATGGCGGAGCCGGCTTTGATACGACCCAGCACGATGGGCTTCGCAATACACTTCGTGCTGCAATTGGACAATCCTCTTATGGAATGAATGCTGCCGTTAATCTTGACCATATAGCTTCCTCATTGGTGCTACCGGGGTTTGAGCATCAGTGGAACGCCGTGACCTGTGTGGAGAACCATGACATAGTTTACAAAGACCGCGGGCAACGTTTGCCGGCTCTGGCCGACCCCGGTAATCACCGGTCGTGGTATGCGCGCAGCCGAGCTAGGGTAGCCAATGGTCTCCTTCTGACCGCCCCCGGTATCCCGATGATTTTCATGGGACAGGAATTGCTGGAGGACAAGCAGTGGCACGATTCCCGCTCCCCTGACCACCTGATTTGGTGGGGAGGGCTGGAAAGCGGCGATAAAACGGTAGTCGACCACCTCCACTTCATGAAGGACCTGATCCGGCTCAGGCATAAACATCCGGCCTTGAGGGTGGGAGCGGTCAACGTCTTTCACGTTCACAACCGGAACCGAATTCTAGCCTTTCACCGTTGGATCGAAGGAGCGGGGCGAGATGTCATTGTAGTGGCCAGCCTGAACGATAATACATTTTATAATTACACACTGGGGTTTCCTGTGGAAGGCGATTGGATTGAGTCATTCAACAGCGATTTTTATGAAGATCTTCCCAATCCCGGAGTGGCTGGCAACGGCGGCCGGATATTCGTAGGCGGAGTCCCATTACATGGTTTGCCTGCGTCGGCCTCGATCGTCATACCGGCTAACTCCTTGCTCGTATTTACCCGCGACCACGGAGATTAG